Proteins from a single region of Companilactobacillus farciminis KCTC 3681 = DSM 20184:
- a CDS encoding sugar O-acetyltransferase, whose translation MDIEQDPAYQQMINGELYLESKPLSDLRNDVRTKLMQYNLIADSEERNEKLKILMKSVGDRFFAEPTFYFSYGVNITIGNHFYANHDVTLCDEGKITIGNDVKFGPKVGLYTPKHPMDPAVRRTEAERVAPITIGNDVWVGGGASILPGVTLGNNVIVGAGSVVTHSFPDNVIVVGNPARILRKNEPQK comes from the coding sequence ATGGATATTGAACAAGATCCTGCGTATCAGCAGATGATAAATGGAGAACTTTATTTAGAATCAAAACCTTTATCCGATCTACGCAACGATGTACGTACCAAATTAATGCAATACAATTTAATTGCTGACAGTGAAGAACGTAACGAAAAACTCAAGATCCTAATGAAATCAGTTGGCGATAGATTTTTCGCTGAACCTACGTTTTACTTTAGTTACGGAGTCAACATCACTATTGGTAACCATTTCTACGCTAACCACGATGTAACGCTCTGTGACGAAGGAAAAATCACTATCGGTAACGATGTCAAGTTTGGCCCTAAAGTTGGTCTCTATACGCCTAAACACCCCATGGACCCAGCAGTTAGAAGAACTGAAGCTGAAAGAGTCGCCCCAATTACGATTGGAAATGACGTTTGGGTCGGTGGTGGCGCTAGTATCTTACCAGGCGTTACCTTAGGAAATAACGTCATCGTCGGTGCAGGATCAGTTGTTACTCATTCATTTCCTGACAATGTTATCGTTGTCGGCAATCCCGCAAGAATTTTAAGAAAAAACGAACCACAAAAATAA